Proteins encoded by one window of Vitis riparia cultivar Riparia Gloire de Montpellier isolate 1030 chromosome 11, EGFV_Vit.rip_1.0, whole genome shotgun sequence:
- the LOC117925440 gene encoding gamma-glutamyl peptidase 3-like, producing the protein MKVEGKRYALLLAARDSDYVKKVYGGYFNVFVAAFGEEGERWDLYRVVDGDFPDMNDLHNYDGFVVSGSPYDAYGNDYWILKLCFLLQTLDAMEKKVLGICFGHQVLCRALGGKVGKSYTGWDIGLRKVRIVKDLPPCSFLEDMKEIPPFLSIIECHQDEVWEVPLGAEVIAFSDKTSVEMFTLGDHIMGIQGHPEYTKDILCNLIDRLLNNDAIERGFAEAAKLTLQMAEPDRKCWEKICRTFLKGA; encoded by the exons atgaaggtGGAAGGGAAGAGGTATGCTCTGTTGCTAGCAGCAAGGGACTCTGATTATGTGAAGAAGGTGTATGGTGGGTACTTCAATGTGTTTGTTGCAGCCTTTGGGGAAGAAGGAGAGAGGTGGGATCTGTACAGGGTTGTTGATGGAGACTTCCCTGACATGAACGACCTCCATAACTATGATGGATTTGTGGTCAGTGGCAGCCCTTATGATGCCTATGGCAATGACTACTGGATCCTCAAGCTTTGCTTCCTCTTGCAGACTTTAGATGCCATGGAGAAGAAAGTTCTTGGGATTTGCTTTGGTCACCAG GTGTTGTGCAGAGCATTGGGTGGGAAGGTTGGGAAATCTTATACTGGTTGGGACATTGGGCTGAGGAAAGTGAGAATAGTGAAGGATCTGCCCCCATGCAGCTTCCTTGAAGACATGAAGGAAATTCCTCCATTTCTTTCCATTATTGAGTGCCATCAAGATGAG GTGTGGGAGGTCCCTCTTGGAGCAGAAGTGATTGCATTTTCAGACAAAACAAGTGTGGAGATGTTCACCCTTGGAGACCACATTATGGGAATTCAAGGTCATCCTGAATACACCAAAGACATTCTCTGCAATCTCATCGACCGCCTCCTCAACAACGACGCCATTGAg AGAGGTTTCGCAGAAGCAGCCAAGTTAACATTGCAGATGGCTGAACCCGATAGAAAGTGCTGGGAGAAGATCTGCAGGACCTTCCTCAAGGGAGCATAG